A single window of Nicotiana tomentosiformis chromosome 1, ASM39032v3, whole genome shotgun sequence DNA harbors:
- the LOC138910027 gene encoding uncharacterized protein encodes MSNLIELGMVDFDVIMGMDWLYSWFAKLDYRTRTVRFAFPNEPFIEWKGDDVVLKGRFISYLKAAKMINKGCIYHLVQVTDTDAEAPTLESVFVVNKFSGVFSDELPRIPPDREIDFGIYVMPDTQPISIPPYIMVRAERDF; translated from the coding sequence atgtccaatctcattgaattggggatggtcgattttgatgtaataatgggaatggactggcttTACTCATGGTTTGCCAAGCTTGATTACCGAACTAGGACCGTTAGGTTTGCATTTCCAAATGAGCCATtcattgagtggaagggggatgatgtggtgctgaagggtaggtttatttcttaccttaaggctgcgaagatgatcaacaagggatgtatttaccatttggtccaggttaccgacaccgatgctgaggcacctacacttgagtccgtgttTGTTGTGAATAAATTTTCGGGAGTCTTTTCCGATGAGCTCcctaggatcccaccagacagggagattgattttggaatttatgtgatgccagacacacaacctatatctattccaccctacataaTGGTACGAGCAGAACGTGACTTTTGA